One part of the Streptomyces lienomycini genome encodes these proteins:
- the shc gene encoding squalene--hopene cyclase has protein sequence MTATTDGSTGASLRPLAASASDTDITIPAAAAGVPEAAARATRRATDFLLSQQDAQGWWKGDLETNVTMDAEDLLLRQFLGTQDEETTRAAALFIRGEQREDGTWATFYGGPGELSTTIEAYVALRLAGDSPDAPHMARASEWIRSRGGIASARVFTRIWLALFGWWKWDDLPELPPELIYFPTWVPLNIYDFGCWARQTIVPLTVVSAKRPVRPAPFALDELHTDPARPNPPRPLAPAASWDGAFQRIDKALHAYRKVAPRRLRKAAMNSAGRWIIERQENDGCWGGIQPPAVYSVIALYLLGYDLEHPVMRAGLESLDRFAVWREDGARMIEACQSPVWDTCLATIALADAGVPEDHPQLVKASDWMLGEQIVRPGDWSVKRPGLPPGGWAFEFHNDNYPDIDDTAEVVLALRRVKHHDPERVEKAIGRGVRWNLGMQSKNGAWGAFDVDNTSAFPNRLPFCDFGEVIDPPSADVTAHVVEMLAVEGLAHDPRTRRGIQWLLDAQEADGSWFGRWGVNYVYGTGSVIPALTAAGLPTSHPAIRRAVRWLESVQNEDGGWGEDLRSYRYVREWSGRGASTASQTGWALMALLAAGERDSKTVERGVEWLAATQREDGSWDEPYFTGTGFPWDFSINYNLYRQVFPLTALGRYVHGEPFAKKAPGPAVGEASVTEVKGS, from the coding sequence ATGACAGCGACGACCGACGGAAGCACCGGGGCCTCCCTGCGGCCCCTGGCAGCCTCGGCCAGCGACACCGACATCACGATCCCCGCCGCGGCGGCCGGGGTACCCGAAGCCGCCGCACGCGCCACCCGGCGTGCCACCGACTTCCTGCTCTCCCAGCAGGACGCCCAGGGCTGGTGGAAGGGCGACCTCGAGACCAACGTCACGATGGACGCCGAAGACCTGCTCCTGCGTCAGTTCCTCGGCACCCAGGACGAGGAGACCACCCGCGCCGCCGCGCTGTTCATCCGCGGCGAGCAGCGCGAGGACGGCACCTGGGCCACCTTCTACGGCGGCCCCGGCGAACTGTCCACGACCATCGAGGCCTACGTCGCCCTCCGCCTGGCCGGCGACTCGCCAGACGCGCCCCACATGGCGCGGGCCTCGGAGTGGATCAGGTCCCGCGGCGGCATCGCCTCCGCACGCGTCTTCACCCGGATCTGGCTGGCCCTGTTCGGCTGGTGGAAGTGGGACGACCTGCCCGAACTCCCGCCGGAGCTCATCTACTTCCCCACCTGGGTCCCGCTCAACATCTACGACTTCGGCTGCTGGGCCCGGCAGACCATCGTGCCGCTCACCGTCGTCTCCGCCAAGCGTCCGGTGCGTCCCGCGCCCTTCGCGCTGGACGAACTGCACACCGACCCGGCCCGCCCCAACCCGCCGCGCCCCCTGGCACCCGCGGCCAGTTGGGACGGCGCCTTCCAGCGCATCGACAAGGCCCTGCACGCCTACCGCAAGGTCGCCCCGCGCCGGTTGCGGAAGGCCGCGATGAACAGCGCCGGCCGCTGGATCATCGAGCGGCAGGAGAACGACGGCTGCTGGGGCGGCATCCAGCCTCCCGCCGTGTACTCGGTCATCGCCCTCTACCTGCTGGGCTACGACCTCGAACACCCCGTGATGCGCGCGGGCCTGGAGTCGCTGGACCGCTTCGCCGTGTGGCGCGAGGACGGCGCCCGGATGATCGAGGCCTGCCAGTCCCCGGTGTGGGACACCTGCCTGGCCACCATCGCCCTGGCCGACGCCGGAGTGCCCGAGGACCACCCGCAGTTGGTCAAGGCCTCGGACTGGATGCTCGGCGAGCAGATCGTGCGCCCCGGCGACTGGTCGGTGAAGCGCCCCGGACTCCCGCCCGGCGGCTGGGCGTTCGAGTTCCACAACGACAACTACCCCGACATCGACGACACCGCCGAAGTGGTCCTCGCCCTGCGCCGCGTCAAGCACCACGACCCGGAGCGGGTGGAGAAGGCCATCGGCCGGGGGGTGCGCTGGAACCTCGGCATGCAGTCGAAGAACGGCGCCTGGGGCGCCTTCGACGTCGACAACACCAGCGCCTTCCCCAACCGGCTGCCGTTCTGCGACTTCGGCGAGGTCATCGACCCGCCCTCGGCGGACGTCACCGCGCACGTCGTCGAGATGCTCGCCGTCGAGGGCCTCGCCCACGACCCGCGCACCCGCCGCGGCATCCAGTGGCTGCTCGACGCCCAGGAGGCGGACGGCTCGTGGTTCGGCCGCTGGGGCGTCAACTACGTCTACGGCACCGGATCCGTGATCCCCGCCCTGACCGCCGCCGGACTGCCCACCTCGCACCCGGCCATCCGCCGCGCGGTGCGCTGGCTGGAGTCCGTGCAGAACGAGGACGGCGGCTGGGGCGAGGACCTGCGCTCCTACCGCTACGTCCGGGAGTGGAGCGGCCGGGGCGCCTCGACCGCCTCGCAGACCGGCTGGGCGCTGATGGCCCTGCTGGCGGCGGGGGAGCGGGACTCCAAGACCGTCGAGCGCGGCGTCGAATGGCTCGCGGCCACCCAGCGGGAGGACGGCTCCTGGGACGAGCCCTACTTCACCGGCACCGGCTTCCCGTGGGACTTCTCCATCAACTACAACCTCTACCGCCAGGTCTTCCCGCTCACCGCACTCGGCCGGTACGTCCACGGCGAGCCCTTCGCCAAGAAGGCGCCAGGGCCCGCCGTGGGCGAAGCCTCCGTGACCGAGGTGAAGGGCAGCTGA
- a CDS encoding phosphorylase family protein codes for MNPRTGPTPLLIACALGIEHLALRTGDPGGAGGPVTVLRTGMGPKAAERSVARVLADPALEDAAVLATGFCAGLAPGMHPGDLVVAEETRDPRSTVACVGTDRLVKELARAAPGRTVHTGPLTGSDHVVRGPERADLLATGAIAVDMESAATLLGAVRTGPRPVAAVRVVVDAPEHELVRIGTVRGGISAFRVLRSVLPAFFEWHRSLLLPRR; via the coding sequence ATGAACCCGCGGACCGGCCCGACCCCGCTGCTGATCGCCTGCGCGCTCGGCATCGAGCACCTCGCCCTGCGCACCGGCGACCCCGGTGGCGCCGGCGGGCCGGTCACCGTCCTGCGCACCGGCATGGGTCCGAAGGCGGCCGAACGCTCGGTCGCCCGGGTCCTGGCCGACCCGGCGCTCGAGGACGCCGCCGTGCTCGCCACGGGCTTCTGCGCGGGACTCGCCCCCGGGATGCACCCCGGCGACCTGGTCGTCGCCGAGGAGACCCGGGACCCGCGCTCCACCGTCGCGTGCGTCGGCACCGACCGGCTCGTCAAGGAACTCGCGCGAGCCGCACCGGGGCGCACCGTCCACACCGGGCCGCTGACCGGCTCGGACCACGTCGTCCGCGGCCCCGAACGCGCCGACCTGCTCGCGACCGGCGCGATCGCCGTGGACATGGAGTCCGCGGCCACGCTCCTGGGCGCCGTCCGTACGGGCCCGCGCCCGGTTGCGGCCGTCCGAGTGGTCGTGGACGCTCCAGAACACGAACTCGTCCGGATCGGCACGGTGCGCGGTGGAATATCTGCCTTCCGCGTCCTTCGATCCGTTCTCCCCGCATTTTTCGAATGGCACCGTTCTTTGTTGCTTCCCCGGAGGTGA
- a CDS encoding polyprenyl synthetase family protein: protein MPPAPTADRRTTVDVTALLERGRTLATPVLRAAVDRLAPPMDTVAAYHFGWIDAQGNPADGDGGKAVRPALAVLSAEVTGASPEAGVPGAVAVELVHNFSLLHDDLMDGDEQRRHRDTVWKVHGPAQAILVGDALFALANEVLLELGTAEAGRATRRLTTASRSLIDGQAQDISYEHRDRVSVEECLEMEGNKTGALIACASSIGAVLGGADERTADILEKYGYHLGLAFQAVDDLLGIWGDPDATGKQTWSDLRQRKKSLPVVAALAAGGPASERLGEILAADAKASDFANFSEEEFAARAALIEEAGGREWTADEARRQHTIAIEALDAVDMPDRVRDRFTALADFVVVRKR from the coding sequence GTGCCCCCGGCCCCGACGGCCGATCGACGGACCACGGTGGACGTGACCGCGCTTCTGGAGCGCGGCCGGACCCTGGCCACGCCGGTTCTGCGGGCGGCGGTCGACCGCCTGGCCCCTCCCATGGACACCGTCGCCGCCTACCACTTCGGCTGGATCGACGCCCAGGGCAACCCCGCGGACGGCGACGGCGGCAAGGCCGTGCGCCCCGCGCTCGCCGTGCTGTCCGCGGAGGTCACCGGCGCCTCGCCCGAGGCCGGCGTGCCCGGAGCGGTGGCCGTGGAACTGGTCCACAACTTCTCCCTCCTGCACGACGACCTGATGGACGGCGACGAGCAGCGCCGCCACCGCGACACCGTCTGGAAGGTGCACGGCCCCGCCCAGGCCATCCTGGTCGGCGACGCCCTGTTCGCCCTCGCCAACGAGGTGCTGCTCGAACTGGGCACGGCCGAGGCCGGCCGCGCCACCCGCCGGCTGACCACGGCCAGCCGGTCCCTGATCGACGGTCAGGCCCAGGACATCTCCTACGAGCACCGCGACCGCGTCAGCGTCGAGGAGTGCCTGGAGATGGAGGGCAACAAGACCGGCGCCCTGATCGCCTGCGCCAGCTCCATCGGCGCGGTGCTCGGCGGCGCCGACGAGCGCACCGCCGACATCCTCGAGAAGTACGGCTACCACCTGGGTCTCGCCTTCCAGGCCGTCGACGACCTGCTCGGCATCTGGGGCGACCCGGACGCCACCGGCAAGCAGACCTGGAGCGACCTGCGCCAGCGCAAGAAGTCGCTGCCGGTCGTCGCCGCCCTCGCGGCCGGCGGGCCCGCCTCCGAGCGGCTCGGCGAGATCCTCGCCGCCGACGCCAAGGCCAGTGACTTCGCGAACTTCTCCGAGGAGGAGTTCGCGGCCCGCGCCGCCCTCATCGAGGAAGCGGGCGGGCGGGAGTGGACCGCCGACGAGGCACGCCGCCAGCACACCATCGCCATCGAAGCCCTCGACGCCGTCGACATGCCCGACCGGGTTCGGGACCGGTTCACGGCCCTCGCGGACTTCGTCGTCGTACGAAAGAGATGA
- the hpnE gene encoding hydroxysqualene dehydroxylase HpnE: MTQGNGGQLADVSALRPGRHAVVVGGGLAGVTSALALADAGVRVTLLEGRPRLGGLAFSFQRGDLTVDNGQHVYMRCCTAYRWFLDRIGGAALAPVQDRLDVPVVDLDRPEGRRLGRLRRDALPVPLHLGRSLATYPHLSLAERAAVGRAALALKGLDLADPTLDTQDFGSWLTAHGQSARAVEALWDLVGVATLNAVAGDASLGLAAMVFKTGLLSDPGAADIGWAHVPLGELHDRLARKALDSAGVRTEVRTRVTSVSVNENGGWSVQVPDETLEADAVVLAVPQREAHDLLPDGALDAPENLLEIGTAPILNVHVVYDRKVLATPFLTALGTPVQWVFDRTEASGLKEGQYLALSQSTAQDEIDAPVAALRERYLPELERLLPRTRGAEVKDFFVTRERTATFAPAPGVGRLRPGARTKAPGLYLAGAWTATGWPATMESAVRSGVGAAAAALGTLGRSRGLLPDFFEEAA, from the coding sequence ATGACGCAGGGCAACGGCGGGCAGCTCGCGGACGTTTCCGCCCTCCGCCCCGGCAGGCATGCCGTGGTCGTCGGCGGCGGACTCGCCGGAGTCACCAGCGCGCTCGCGCTCGCCGACGCCGGTGTGCGCGTCACCCTGCTCGAAGGGCGCCCCCGCCTCGGCGGGCTCGCCTTCTCCTTCCAGCGCGGCGACCTCACCGTCGACAACGGCCAGCACGTGTACATGCGCTGCTGCACCGCCTACCGCTGGTTCCTCGACCGGATCGGCGGCGCGGCGCTCGCGCCGGTGCAGGACCGCCTCGACGTGCCCGTGGTCGACCTGGACCGGCCCGAAGGGCGCCGGCTCGGCAGACTGCGGCGCGACGCGCTGCCCGTGCCCCTGCATCTGGGGCGCAGCCTGGCGACCTACCCGCACCTCTCCCTCGCCGAACGGGCCGCGGTCGGCCGCGCCGCGCTCGCGCTGAAGGGACTCGACCTCGCCGATCCGACCCTGGACACCCAGGACTTCGGCAGCTGGCTGACCGCGCACGGTCAGTCGGCGCGTGCCGTCGAGGCCCTGTGGGACCTGGTCGGGGTCGCCACCCTCAACGCGGTCGCGGGCGACGCCTCGCTCGGGCTCGCCGCGATGGTGTTCAAGACCGGTCTGCTGTCCGACCCGGGAGCGGCCGACATCGGCTGGGCCCACGTCCCGCTGGGCGAACTGCACGACCGGCTGGCCCGCAAGGCGCTCGACTCCGCGGGCGTCCGTACCGAGGTCCGTACACGCGTCACCTCCGTCTCCGTAAACGAGAACGGCGGCTGGAGCGTTCAGGTTCCCGACGAGACGCTCGAAGCGGACGCCGTCGTCCTCGCCGTACCCCAGCGCGAGGCGCACGACCTGCTGCCGGACGGCGCGCTCGACGCCCCGGAGAATCTTCTGGAGATCGGCACCGCGCCGATCCTCAACGTCCACGTGGTCTACGACCGCAAGGTGCTCGCCACACCGTTCCTCACGGCCCTCGGCACCCCGGTGCAGTGGGTGTTCGACCGCACCGAGGCCTCCGGACTGAAGGAGGGGCAGTACCTGGCGCTGTCGCAGTCGACCGCGCAGGACGAGATCGACGCGCCCGTCGCCGCGCTGCGCGAGCGGTACCTGCCCGAACTGGAGCGGCTGCTGCCGCGCACCAGGGGTGCCGAGGTCAAGGACTTCTTCGTGACCAGGGAGCGCACCGCGACGTTCGCCCCCGCCCCCGGCGTCGGCCGCCTCCGGCCCGGCGCCCGTACCAAGGCACCCGGCCTCTATCTGGCCGGAGCGTGGACCGCCACCGGGTGGCCCGCGACCATGGAGAGTGCGGTTCGCAGCGGTGTCGGGGCGGCGGCCGCCGCGCTCGGCACCCTGGGCCGGTCCCGCGGCCTCCTTCCCGATTTCTTCGAGGAGGCGGCGTGA
- the hpnC gene encoding squalene synthase HpnC, with product MTVTDTAHAADPERATLAKAADENFPVAPFFLPRDWRTDLMAVYGFARLVDDIGDGDLAPGGADARLLGVPGDRADDRVLMLDAFEEDLRRVFDGADGPPRHPLLRRLAPTVRRRSLTPAPFLGLIAANRQDQLVARYETYDDLLAYCELSANPVGHLVLAVTGTATPERIRRSDAVCTALQIVEHLQDVAEDLGRDRIYLPAEDMKRFHVREADLAAPTANASVRALIAYEAGRARDLLNEGAPLVGSVHGRLRVLLAGFVAGGRAALHAIAAAGYDVLPGPPKPGKVRLLREAGLVLRGEG from the coding sequence ATGACGGTCACCGACACGGCGCACGCCGCCGACCCGGAGCGCGCCACCCTCGCCAAGGCCGCCGACGAGAACTTCCCCGTCGCCCCCTTCTTCCTGCCCCGCGACTGGCGCACCGACCTCATGGCCGTGTACGGCTTCGCCCGCCTCGTCGACGACATCGGCGACGGAGACCTCGCGCCCGGCGGGGCGGACGCCCGCCTCCTCGGCGTCCCCGGGGACCGCGCCGACGACCGGGTGCTGATGCTGGACGCCTTCGAGGAGGACCTGCGCAGGGTCTTCGACGGCGCCGACGGCCCGCCCCGTCACCCGTTGCTGCGCCGCCTGGCGCCCACCGTGCGCCGCCGCTCGCTGACCCCCGCGCCCTTCCTCGGCCTGATCGCCGCCAACCGCCAGGACCAGCTGGTCGCACGGTACGAGACCTACGACGACCTCCTCGCCTACTGCGAGCTGTCCGCCAACCCGGTCGGCCACCTCGTCCTCGCCGTCACCGGAACCGCGACCCCCGAACGGATCCGCCGCTCCGACGCCGTCTGCACGGCCCTGCAGATCGTCGAGCACCTCCAGGACGTCGCCGAGGACCTCGGACGGGACCGGATCTACCTGCCCGCCGAGGACATGAAACGTTTCCACGTGCGGGAGGCGGACCTCGCCGCCCCCACCGCCAACGCGTCCGTGCGCGCGCTGATCGCCTACGAGGCCGGGCGCGCACGCGACCTGCTGAATGAAGGAGCCCCCCTGGTGGGTAGCGTCCACGGCAGGCTGCGGGTGCTGCTGGCGGGGTTCGTGGCGGGAGGAAGGGCGGCGCTCCACGCGATCGCCGCGGCGGGATACGACGTACTTCCCGGCCCGCCCAAGCCCGGCAAGGTCCGGTTGCTGCGCGAAGCGGGCCTGGTCCTGCGAGGAGAGGGGTGA
- the ispG gene encoding flavodoxin-dependent (E)-4-hydroxy-3-methylbut-2-enyl-diphosphate synthase, which yields MTAISLGLPEVPVRPIAERRVSRRIQVGPVAVGGGAPVSVQSMTTTRTSDIGATLQQIAELTASGCDIVRVACPTQDDADALAVIAEKSQIPVIADIHFQPKYVFAAIEAGCAAVRVNPGNIKQFDDKVKEIAKAAKDHGTPIRIGVNAGSLDKRLLEKYGRATPEALAESALWEASLFEEHGFQDIKISVKHNDPVVMVEAYRQLAARCDYPLHLGVTEAGPAFQGTIKSAVAFGALLSRGIGDTIRVSLSAPPVEEVKVGIQILQSLGLRERRLEIVSCPSCGRAQVDVYKLAEEVTAGLEGMEVPLRVAVMGCVVNGPGEAREADLGVASGNGKGQIFVKGEVVRTVPESKIVETLIEEAMRIAEQMEKDGASGEPAVTVS from the coding sequence GTGACCGCCATCTCCTTGGGCCTCCCCGAGGTACCGGTCCGGCCGATCGCCGAGCGACGCGTGTCGCGGCGGATCCAGGTCGGGCCGGTGGCGGTCGGCGGCGGGGCCCCGGTGTCGGTGCAGTCCATGACGACGACCCGCACCTCCGACATCGGGGCGACGCTCCAGCAGATCGCCGAGCTGACGGCGTCCGGCTGCGACATCGTGCGCGTGGCCTGCCCCACCCAGGACGACGCCGACGCCCTGGCCGTGATCGCCGAGAAGTCGCAGATCCCGGTGATCGCCGACATCCACTTCCAGCCCAAGTACGTGTTCGCCGCGATCGAGGCCGGCTGCGCGGCGGTCCGGGTGAACCCGGGCAACATCAAGCAGTTCGACGACAAGGTCAAGGAGATCGCCAAGGCGGCGAAGGACCACGGCACGCCCATCCGCATCGGCGTGAACGCGGGTTCACTGGACAAGCGGCTGCTGGAGAAGTACGGCAGGGCCACGCCGGAAGCGCTGGCGGAGTCCGCCCTGTGGGAGGCGTCGCTCTTCGAGGAGCACGGCTTCCAGGACATCAAGATCTCGGTCAAGCACAACGACCCGGTCGTGATGGTCGAGGCGTACCGGCAGCTCGCCGCCCGGTGCGACTACCCGCTGCACCTGGGGGTGACGGAGGCCGGGCCCGCGTTCCAGGGCACGATCAAGTCGGCGGTCGCCTTCGGCGCGCTGCTCTCCCGGGGCATCGGCGACACCATCCGCGTCTCCCTCTCGGCCCCGCCGGTCGAGGAGGTCAAGGTCGGCATCCAGATCCTGCAGTCGCTGGGGCTGCGGGAGCGCCGGCTGGAGATCGTGTCGTGCCCGTCGTGCGGCCGTGCCCAGGTCGACGTGTACAAGCTGGCCGAGGAGGTCACCGCCGGTCTGGAGGGCATGGAGGTCCCGCTGCGCGTGGCCGTCATGGGCTGCGTCGTCAACGGTCCCGGCGAGGCCCGCGAGGCCGACCTCGGTGTCGCCTCCGGCAACGGCAAGGGGCAGATCTTCGTCAAGGGCGAGGTCGTCAGGACCGTACCCGAGTCGAAGATCGTGGAGACCCTCATCGAGGAGGCGATGAGGATCGCGGAGCAGATGGAGAAGGACGGCGCCTCGGGGGAGCCGGCCGTCACCGTGAGCTGA
- the hpnH gene encoding adenosyl-hopene transferase HpnH — protein sequence MAMPLRQSIKVATYLAEQKIRRRDKFPLIVELEPLFACNLACEGCGKIQHPAGVLKQRMPVAQAVGAVLESGAPMVSIAGGEPLMHPQIDEIVRQLVAKRKYVFLCTNAMLMRKKMDKFKPSPYFAFAVHIDGLRERHDESVAKEGVFDEAVEAIKEAKRRGFRVTTNSTFFNTDTPQTIVEVLNFLNDDLKVDEMMISPAYAYEKAPDQEHFLGVEQTRELFKKAFSGGNRARWRLNHSPLFLDFLEGKVDFPCTAWAIPNYSLFGWQRPCYLMSDGYVPTYRELIEKTDWDKYGRGKDPRCDNCMAHCGYEPTAVLATMGSLKESLRAMRETVSSNRE from the coding sequence ATGGCCATGCCGCTGCGCCAGTCCATCAAGGTCGCTACATACCTGGCCGAACAGAAGATTCGCCGACGGGACAAGTTCCCGCTCATCGTGGAGCTGGAGCCGCTCTTCGCCTGCAACCTGGCCTGTGAGGGGTGCGGCAAGATCCAGCACCCGGCCGGAGTGCTCAAACAGCGCATGCCGGTCGCCCAGGCCGTGGGCGCGGTGCTGGAATCGGGAGCGCCGATGGTCTCCATCGCCGGCGGCGAACCCCTGATGCACCCGCAGATCGACGAGATCGTCCGGCAGTTGGTGGCCAAGCGGAAGTACGTCTTCCTCTGCACCAACGCCATGCTCATGCGCAAGAAGATGGACAAGTTCAAGCCCTCGCCGTACTTCGCCTTCGCGGTGCACATCGACGGGCTGCGCGAGCGGCACGACGAGTCGGTGGCGAAGGAGGGCGTGTTCGACGAGGCCGTGGAGGCCATCAAGGAGGCCAAGCGGCGCGGCTTCCGGGTGACCACCAACTCGACCTTCTTCAACACCGACACCCCGCAGACCATCGTCGAGGTGCTCAACTTCCTCAACGACGACCTCAAGGTCGACGAGATGATGATCTCGCCCGCCTACGCCTACGAGAAGGCACCCGACCAGGAGCACTTCCTGGGCGTGGAGCAGACCCGCGAGCTGTTCAAGAAGGCGTTCTCGGGCGGCAACCGGGCCCGCTGGCGGCTCAACCACTCCCCGCTGTTCCTCGACTTCCTCGAGGGCAAGGTCGACTTCCCGTGCACCGCGTGGGCGATCCCGAACTACTCCCTCTTCGGCTGGCAGCGCCCCTGCTACCTGATGAGCGACGGCTACGTGCCGACGTACCGGGAACTGATCGAGAAGACCGACTGGGACAAGTACGGCCGGGGCAAGGACCCGCGCTGCGACAACTGCATGGCGCACTGCGGGTACGAGCCCACGGCCGTCCTGGCCACCATGGGCTCGCTCAAGGAGTCCCTGCGCGCCATGCGCGAGACCGTCTCCTCGAACCGGGAGTGA
- a CDS encoding DUF6380 family protein codes for MTDTPGTLDTQGPRATTVGQRRATLRWRSASLTETVSRTPFTHHADRTGKGAP; via the coding sequence GTGACGGACACACCGGGCACACTCGACACCCAGGGCCCTCGCGCAACCACCGTCGGGCAGCGGCGGGCAACCCTCCGGTGGCGGTCGGCGTCCCTGACTGAGACGGTCAGCCGTACGCCGTTCACACACCACGCCGACCGGACAGGGAAGGGCGCACCATGA
- the hpnD gene encoding presqualene diphosphate synthase HpnD, which produces MIQPVESSANMPAPVLAAYSYCEAVTGRQARNFAYGIRLLPTPKRRAMSALYAFSRRVDDIGDGVLPADVKVARLDETRTVLARIHDGAVDEDDTDPVAVALAHAARQFPIPLGGLDELIDGVQMDLRGETYETWDDLKVYCRCVAGAIGRLSLGVFGTEPGARGAERAPEYADTLGLALQLTNILRDVREDAEGGRTYLPADDLAKFGCSAGFNGPTPPAGSDFAGLVHFEVRRARALFAEGYRLLPMLDRRSGACVAAMAGIYRRLLDRIERDPEAVLRGRVSLPGREKAYVAVRGLSGLDTRHVTRRAVRRRA; this is translated from the coding sequence GTGATCCAGCCCGTGGAGTCGTCAGCGAACATGCCGGCGCCGGTGCTCGCCGCCTACAGCTACTGCGAGGCCGTCACCGGCCGGCAGGCACGCAACTTCGCCTACGGCATCCGGCTGCTGCCCACGCCCAAGCGGCGGGCGATGTCGGCGCTGTACGCGTTCTCACGCCGCGTCGACGACATCGGCGACGGGGTCCTGCCGGCCGACGTCAAGGTCGCCCGGCTGGACGAGACGCGGACCGTCCTCGCCCGGATCCACGACGGCGCGGTCGACGAGGACGACACGGACCCGGTCGCCGTGGCCCTCGCCCACGCGGCCCGCCAGTTCCCGATCCCGCTCGGCGGTCTCGACGAGCTGATCGACGGCGTCCAGATGGACCTGCGCGGCGAGACCTACGAGACCTGGGACGACCTGAAGGTCTACTGCCGCTGCGTGGCCGGCGCCATCGGCCGCCTCTCGCTCGGCGTGTTCGGCACCGAACCGGGGGCGCGCGGCGCCGAACGCGCGCCGGAGTACGCCGACACGCTCGGGCTCGCGCTGCAGCTCACCAACATCCTGCGCGACGTCCGGGAGGACGCCGAGGGCGGGCGCACCTACCTGCCCGCCGACGACCTCGCCAAGTTCGGCTGCTCGGCCGGGTTCAACGGGCCGACACCTCCCGCGGGCTCCGACTTCGCGGGGCTCGTGCACTTCGAGGTGCGCCGGGCCCGCGCCCTCTTCGCCGAGGGATACCGGCTGCTGCCCATGCTCGACCGGCGCAGCGGGGCCTGCGTGGCCGCCATGGCGGGCATCTACCGCCGCCTGCTGGACCGCATCGAGCGCGACCCGGAGGCCGTGCTGCGCGGCCGGGTCTCGCTCCCCGGACGCGAGAAGGCGTACGTCGCCGTGCGCGGCCTGTCCGGGCTCGACACCCGGCATGTCACCCGGCGAGCCGTCAGGAGGCGCGCGTGA